One window of Psychrobacillus sp. FSL H8-0483 genomic DNA carries:
- a CDS encoding DNA translocase FtsK: MNLNWFKKLFAANEDEYRDETEVEVQGVPKTTQPKTPFRFPLISDEEKHEFLYGLPKEEKVVEEPFLEKKSNDTQSFKPLHTQGIWQQRKQQTVVHRAEKKEIEEAPAIIRKKRAFTPTDVPSPIYGFSKEKEKKVEPKQEKEIIVDDLIVMEAPIPVPQQVVEESVAPVVEIMERVVGEVEQSVTTMEEIHEAIDTLPIEEVEETKPTVPKENIRPFNVLMLKSDKQKQVEEAAATVMEIIDEVEVEQSSPLTEEIQEFKVNIPIEEYKDTSPIEEVQEVKPTAPKENIRPFNVMMLKSDKQKMNKLDINNPMSQSVQPSALKPETQIVTSKEVLIEGVKQEIVPSTYTRPSFSYLLPPEIKDEDNEWMEEQAFTLVEALSHFQITGEIVQTFQGPAVTQFELTVGRGTKVSKIRNLADDLKLALAAKDIRIQAPIPGKSSIGIEIPNRKSRAVRISEVLKTDVFTNSDSPLEVALGLDLTGKPVTLDLRKMPHGLIAGATGSGKSVFINSLLVSLLYKATPEEVKLLLIDPKMVELAPFNHIPHLVSPVITDVKAATAALKWAVEEMERRYQLFAHVGVRDIGRFNTLATEKRQFAQRLPYLVIVIDELADLMMMAPAEVEEAICRIAQKARACGIHLVLATQRPSVDVITGLIKANIPTRIAFSVSSQIDSRTILDQQGAERLLGKGDMLYQGNGMSSPVRIQGTYVSDDEIESVIDYARSQGTPDYMFEQEELMQKAEIASEQDELFEEACRFIVEQGSASTSLLQRKFHLGYNRAARLIDAMYENGYITEQKGSKAREVLLTNDNLEQIFS; this comes from the coding sequence ATGAATTTGAATTGGTTTAAAAAATTATTTGCAGCTAATGAAGATGAATATAGAGATGAAACAGAAGTAGAAGTACAAGGTGTCCCAAAAACAACACAACCTAAAACACCATTTCGTTTCCCATTAATTTCAGATGAAGAAAAACATGAATTTTTATATGGGTTACCAAAAGAAGAAAAAGTAGTGGAAGAACCATTTCTAGAAAAAAAATCTAATGATACACAATCGTTTAAGCCTTTACATACGCAAGGTATTTGGCAACAGCGGAAGCAGCAAACGGTTGTTCATCGTGCAGAAAAAAAAGAAATAGAAGAGGCTCCAGCGATTATAAGAAAAAAAAGAGCATTTACACCAACAGATGTACCTTCTCCTATTTATGGTTTTTCTAAAGAAAAAGAAAAGAAAGTAGAACCAAAACAGGAAAAAGAAATAATAGTAGACGACCTTATCGTAATGGAGGCTCCAATTCCAGTTCCACAGCAGGTTGTAGAAGAGTCTGTTGCACCAGTGGTGGAAATCATGGAGAGAGTAGTAGGTGAGGTAGAACAATCTGTAACTACAATGGAAGAGATTCATGAAGCTATAGATACACTACCAATCGAAGAGGTCGAAGAAACTAAGCCAACAGTTCCAAAAGAAAATATTCGACCTTTTAATGTGCTTATGTTGAAATCAGATAAACAAAAGCAGGTGGAAGAAGCTGCTGCAACAGTCATGGAAATAATAGATGAGGTGGAGGTAGAACAATCTTCACCTCTAACTGAAGAGATCCAAGAATTTAAGGTTAATATACCAATCGAAGAATATAAGGATACATCACCGATCGAAGAGGTCCAAGAAGTAAAACCAACAGCTCCAAAAGAAAACATAAGACCTTTTAATGTAATGATGCTGAAATCAGATAAACAAAAGATGAATAAACTAGATATAAATAATCCTATGTCACAGTCTGTACAACCATCTGCACTAAAACCGGAAACACAAATAGTAACATCAAAAGAAGTGCTTATAGAAGGAGTGAAGCAAGAAATCGTTCCATCTACTTATACAAGACCATCATTCAGTTACTTGCTTCCTCCGGAAATAAAGGATGAAGATAATGAATGGATGGAAGAGCAAGCATTTACACTAGTAGAGGCCTTATCCCATTTTCAAATAACGGGTGAGATTGTTCAAACTTTTCAAGGACCTGCTGTCACCCAGTTTGAACTAACAGTAGGACGTGGGACAAAAGTAAGTAAAATTCGTAATTTAGCTGACGATTTAAAATTAGCTTTAGCAGCAAAAGATATTCGTATTCAAGCGCCTATTCCAGGAAAAAGTTCTATTGGTATTGAAATTCCCAATAGAAAGTCCCGAGCTGTCCGCATTTCAGAAGTTCTTAAAACCGATGTGTTTACAAACTCTGATTCACCACTTGAAGTTGCACTTGGGTTAGACCTTACTGGAAAACCAGTGACACTAGATTTACGAAAAATGCCGCATGGTTTAATAGCGGGTGCGACAGGGTCAGGAAAGTCAGTATTCATTAATTCATTACTTGTTAGCCTGTTGTATAAAGCAACTCCTGAAGAAGTAAAGCTACTTTTAATTGATCCGAAGATGGTTGAACTTGCTCCTTTTAATCATATTCCACATCTAGTGAGCCCGGTAATTACAGACGTTAAAGCTGCTACAGCGGCATTAAAATGGGCAGTGGAAGAAATGGAGCGTCGTTATCAATTATTTGCTCATGTAGGTGTGCGCGATATTGGCAGATTTAATACGCTTGCGACAGAAAAACGACAATTCGCTCAAAGACTACCTTATCTCGTGATTGTCATTGATGAGCTTGCCGATTTAATGATGATGGCACCTGCAGAGGTGGAAGAAGCAATTTGCCGTATTGCACAAAAAGCAAGAGCCTGCGGAATTCACTTAGTATTAGCTACTCAGCGTCCATCTGTAGATGTCATTACTGGTTTGATTAAAGCAAACATACCAACCCGTATTGCATTTTCTGTTTCTTCTCAAATCGATTCTCGTACAATTTTAGATCAGCAAGGTGCAGAGCGATTACTTGGTAAAGGGGATATGCTTTACCAAGGAAATGGCATGTCTAGCCCTGTTCGTATTCAAGGTACTTATGTATCGGACGATGAAATTGAAAGTGTTATCGATTATGCAAGAAGCCAGGGAACTCCTGACTATATGTTTGAGCAAGAAGAGTTAATGCAAAAAGCAGAAATAGCATCTGAACAAGATGAATTATTTGAAGAGGCATGTCGTTTTATTGTAGAACAAGGGTCTGCTTCTACCTCCTTATTGCAACGTAAGTTTCATTTAGGTTATAATCGAGCAGCTAGATTAATAGATGCCATGTATGAGAATGGATATATTACAGAGCAAAAAGGAAGCAAGGCGAGAGAAGTATTACTAACAAACGACAATTTAGAACAAATATTTAGTTAA
- a CDS encoding DUF84 family protein yields MKILIGTNNRAKTKAVQSISSIYYPNASFVNKEVPSLVSNQPMSNEETRQGAINRAKQLMVQADAHFGIGLEGGVQEIDGTMYICNWGALATNDGEVYTATGAGVPLPEEIAIQLREGAELGPVMDVYTNKNDIRHDEGAIGVFTNSYVKRSDMFEHIMLLLIGQYELSIKMRK; encoded by the coding sequence ATGAAAATATTAATAGGAACCAACAATAGAGCTAAAACAAAGGCTGTTCAGTCCATATCTAGTATTTATTATCCAAACGCTAGTTTTGTAAATAAAGAAGTACCTTCGCTAGTTTCCAATCAACCGATGAGTAATGAAGAGACAAGACAAGGTGCAATTAATCGTGCAAAGCAATTAATGGTACAAGCAGATGCCCATTTTGGTATCGGTTTAGAAGGAGGAGTACAAGAAATAGACGGAACAATGTATATTTGTAATTGGGGAGCACTGGCAACGAACGATGGAGAGGTCTATACTGCAACAGGAGCAGGAGTGCCTTTACCAGAAGAGATAGCAATTCAACTCCGTGAAGGGGCGGAACTTGGACCTGTCATGGACGTCTATACTAATAAGAATGATATACGACATGACGAAGGTGCAATTGGCGTATTTACGAACAGTTATGTAAAAAGAAGTGATATGTTTGAACATATTATGTTATTGCTAATTGGTCAGTATGAACTTTCTATAAAGATGCGAAAATAA
- a CDS encoding M42 family metallopeptidase yields MNEETRSLFKTLTELPGAPGNEHAVRAFMRSELSKYSDEIVQDNLGGIFGLKKGDENGPKILVAGHMDEVGFMVSGITDNGMIRFQPLGGWWNQVLLAQRVELVTNEKTIPGVIGSIPPHLLSDEVRNKPMDIKNMLIDVGADDKEDVLRMGIKPGDQIVPVCPFTPMANDKKIMAKAWDNRYGCGLAIELLKEVQNEQLPNMLYSGANVMEEVGLRGAQASTNMIKPDLFFALDASPANDASGNKNEFGQLGKGTLLRIFDRSMITHRGMREFVLDMAETHHIPYQYFISQGGTDAGRVHTSNEGVPSAVIGICSRYIHTSSSIIHTDDYAAAKELIVKLVKACDRTTLETIKANV; encoded by the coding sequence ATGAATGAAGAAACACGCTCATTATTTAAAACATTAACAGAATTACCTGGAGCACCTGGAAATGAGCATGCTGTTCGTGCATTTATGCGCAGTGAGCTGTCAAAATATTCGGATGAAATCGTTCAGGATAATTTAGGCGGTATTTTCGGACTGAAAAAAGGCGATGAAAATGGTCCTAAAATTTTAGTTGCTGGACATATGGACGAGGTCGGCTTCATGGTTTCTGGAATTACAGACAACGGCATGATTCGTTTTCAACCACTTGGCGGCTGGTGGAACCAAGTATTACTTGCACAACGAGTAGAACTTGTGACAAATGAAAAAACTATCCCTGGTGTCATTGGTTCTATTCCTCCTCATTTATTAAGTGATGAAGTGCGAAATAAGCCGATGGACATTAAAAATATGCTAATTGATGTCGGAGCAGACGATAAAGAGGATGTTCTTCGAATGGGTATTAAACCGGGGGATCAAATCGTTCCTGTTTGTCCATTCACACCAATGGCCAATGATAAAAAAATTATGGCAAAAGCATGGGATAACCGCTATGGTTGCGGACTTGCCATTGAACTGTTGAAAGAAGTACAAAATGAGCAATTACCAAATATGCTGTATTCTGGTGCGAATGTAATGGAAGAAGTCGGTCTTCGCGGGGCTCAAGCTTCCACGAATATGATTAAACCAGATCTTTTCTTTGCATTAGATGCTAGTCCTGCCAATGATGCTTCCGGTAATAAAAATGAATTTGGTCAGTTAGGTAAGGGAACATTACTTCGAATTTTTGACCGGTCTATGATTACCCATCGTGGTATGAGAGAATTTGTGTTGGATATGGCGGAAACACATCATATTCCATATCAATATTTTATCTCTCAAGGCGGAACAGATGCAGGGCGTGTGCATACATCCAATGAAGGAGTTCCAAGCGCAGTAATTGGCATATGCTCACGTTATATTCACACATCTTCTTCGATTATTCATACGGATGATTATGCAGCAGCAAAAGAATTGATTGTGAAATTGGTGAAAGCATGTGACCGAACTACATTAGAAACAATCAAAGCTAACGTATAA
- a CDS encoding thioredoxin family protein produces MQNLTTMEQFELLKNEEKVVFKFTADWCPDCRFIDPFMGEVEEKFSDFTFVSVDRDQFIDLCGQLDIYGIPSFIAFENGIEIGRFVSKDRKTKEEIESFLQTI; encoded by the coding sequence ATGCAAAATTTAACTACAATGGAACAATTTGAACTATTAAAGAATGAAGAAAAAGTAGTTTTCAAATTTACGGCGGATTGGTGTCCAGATTGCCGTTTTATCGACCCTTTCATGGGAGAAGTAGAAGAGAAATTTTCAGACTTCACATTTGTTTCAGTAGACAGAGATCAATTTATTGATTTATGTGGCCAATTAGACATTTATGGTATTCCTAGTTTCATTGCTTTTGAAAATGGGATAGAAATAGGACGTTTTGTTAGCAAGGATCGCAAAACGAAAGAAGAAATCGAATCATTTCTTCAAACTATTTAA
- a CDS encoding MBL fold metallo-hydrolase: MDAFQFHDMSLTWLKGGTTYMDGGAMFGVVPKPLWEKKYPVNEKNQIELSSDPLFIQYKGQNILMEAGLGFGKFTEKQLRNYGVSDQSMVEDNLVELGFLPEDIDIILMTHLHFDHACGLTKWEEDKLVSSFPNAKIYVSEVEWNEMKNPNIRSQNTYWKENWEPIESQVITFTDRLEVVEGIEMIHTGGHSDGHSIILFKQNGETIIHLADLMPTHAHQNPLWVLAYDDYPMTSVFAKKKWVTEGLQKNYWFSFYHDAFNRLIKWSVDGKEIVDRVERTR, encoded by the coding sequence ATGGATGCGTTTCAATTTCACGATATGTCATTGACATGGTTAAAAGGCGGTACTACTTATATGGATGGGGGAGCCATGTTTGGAGTTGTGCCAAAACCTTTATGGGAAAAGAAATATCCTGTGAATGAAAAAAATCAAATAGAATTATCGTCAGATCCACTATTCATCCAGTATAAAGGTCAGAATATTTTAATGGAAGCTGGGTTAGGCTTCGGGAAATTTACAGAAAAACAGCTACGAAACTATGGAGTGTCGGATCAGTCGATGGTGGAGGACAATTTAGTTGAACTTGGCTTTTTACCTGAGGATATCGATATCATTCTTATGACGCACCTTCACTTTGACCATGCTTGTGGATTGACGAAATGGGAAGAGGATAAATTAGTTTCCAGTTTCCCGAATGCTAAAATTTATGTATCAGAGGTCGAATGGAATGAAATGAAAAACCCAAATATTCGGTCACAAAATACTTATTGGAAAGAAAATTGGGAGCCAATAGAATCCCAAGTTATCACTTTCACTGACAGGTTAGAAGTAGTCGAAGGAATTGAAATGATTCATACTGGTGGACATAGTGATGGACATAGTATTATATTATTCAAGCAAAATGGAGAAACGATTATTCACTTAGCTGACTTAATGCCAACCCATGCACATCAAAATCCATTATGGGTTTTGGCTTATGACGATTATCCAATGACTTCTGTTTTTGCAAAAAAGAAATGGGTCACTGAAGGATTACAAAAAAACTATTGGTTTAGCTTTTACCATGATGCATTTAACCGGTTAATCAAATGGTCAGTAGATGGGAAAGAAATTGTAGATAGAGTAGAGCGAACAAGATAA
- the ytpR gene encoding YtpR family tRNA-binding protein translates to MNIFYNEVGVGDVLLVQLTPEKTEKVITESKGDVTLVKDAQSNEVLAINVFGYSKYDQIQTTGQVFLTEELVAKVQHALAENGVSYTFEVDLSPKFVVGYVESLEQHPNADKLKVCQVNVGDTTLQIVCGAPNVEAGQKVVVAKVGAVMPSGMVIKDAELRGIASSGMLCSAKELALPNAPEVKGILILDEQQEAGSPFPQS, encoded by the coding sequence ATGAATATTTTTTACAATGAAGTTGGCGTAGGGGACGTACTATTAGTACAGTTGACACCCGAAAAAACGGAAAAAGTTATTACAGAGTCAAAAGGAGATGTGACGTTAGTAAAAGACGCACAATCAAACGAGGTATTAGCGATAAACGTTTTTGGTTACAGTAAATATGACCAAATACAAACAACTGGACAAGTTTTCCTAACGGAAGAATTAGTAGCAAAAGTACAACATGCCCTGGCAGAAAATGGTGTATCTTACACGTTTGAAGTAGATTTATCGCCTAAATTTGTTGTTGGTTATGTGGAATCATTAGAACAACATCCGAACGCAGATAAATTAAAAGTTTGCCAAGTAAATGTTGGAGATACTACACTACAAATTGTATGTGGTGCTCCTAATGTAGAAGCAGGTCAAAAGGTAGTAGTAGCAAAGGTTGGAGCTGTAATGCCTTCTGGAATGGTTATTAAGGATGCAGAGCTTCGTGGAATTGCATCAAGTGGAATGCTTTGTTCTGCAAAAGAATTAGCATTGCCAAATGCACCAGAGGTAAAAGGCATTCTTATTTTAGATGAGCAACAAGAAGCAGGAAGTCCTTTTCCGCAATCATAA
- a CDS encoding DUF1444 family protein produces MFKVKALELIRLLKTKLSEEIYTYDYNRETNKLRLDHKELAKGIDISIPPILAKYETKKEKAIEEVVYTIQQTFQAMEKEIAGEIDPAASIYPVIRSTSFPQKSNEGNRFITKDHTAETRIYYALDLGNTYRLLDEKMLAGWDIRETEIRERAIFQVRNLETNYKKDEVAGNIFYFFNNNDGYDASRLLNESLLRDMKKQVVGDMTVSVPHQDVMIIGDIRNETGYDVLAQMTMHFFTVGTVPITSLSFIYENGDLEPIFILAKNRVTKENEDK; encoded by the coding sequence ATGTTTAAAGTGAAAGCACTTGAACTCATTAGGCTTCTAAAAACGAAGCTATCAGAAGAAATTTACACGTACGACTATAATCGAGAAACAAATAAACTTCGATTAGACCATAAAGAATTAGCAAAAGGAATTGATATTTCTATTCCTCCTATATTAGCTAAATATGAAACGAAAAAAGAGAAAGCAATTGAAGAAGTAGTATATACAATTCAGCAAACCTTTCAAGCAATGGAAAAGGAAATCGCAGGAGAAATTGATCCTGCTGCCTCTATTTATCCAGTTATTCGTTCCACTTCGTTTCCACAGAAGTCCAATGAAGGGAACCGCTTTATCACGAAAGATCATACAGCAGAAACGCGAATATATTATGCATTAGACTTAGGGAACACGTATCGATTACTCGATGAAAAAATGTTAGCCGGATGGGATATTCGAGAAACTGAAATACGAGAAAGAGCTATTTTTCAAGTTAGAAATTTAGAAACAAATTACAAAAAAGATGAAGTAGCCGGTAATATTTTTTATTTCTTTAATAATAATGATGGCTATGATGCAAGTCGCTTGCTGAATGAATCGCTGCTAAGAGATATGAAAAAACAGGTTGTTGGAGATATGACTGTTTCTGTACCCCATCAAGATGTTATGATAATTGGTGATATAAGAAATGAAACAGGTTACGATGTTCTCGCTCAAATGACTATGCATTTCTTTACTGTTGGAACCGTACCTATTACTTCATTATCTTTTATATATGAAAATGGAGATTTAGAGCCGATTTTTATTTTGGCGAAAAATCGAGTAACAAAGGAGAATGAAGACAAATGA